Proteins from one Larimichthys crocea isolate SSNF chromosome XX, L_crocea_2.0, whole genome shotgun sequence genomic window:
- the LOC113748382 gene encoding uncharacterized protein LOC113748382, with the protein MGDCEETDLFWASLISPGKRKRKKDSKKDKKCKKKEQMDEKVEGKKKTTNSKFKEAMGKKKRIKKEKKKKKNRSALDDDEEKPQTSNPSRRSSDELKPDKKKRKKKVSFDLSPGVIWAKHPKSIPSSSQHPKESVLLEDAAAASAGVFTATGQTHDDDSQLNSEDINSQDLFITQKTFRASPSEPSSGEASDEVIPQTPSPQVERHLEGSYERPRESHFHQLHGKTTLLTQGEERTKKVHREHKKGNFMDKEGKKVPCPPVDVKPRVVPPFLDDPINATPSLHESKTSTSTQTENLFTTELSSYLNFCRRVTVPLDNLKPLDLSLPQRARKDFGTSVKINRKDLNPQPLGAKDVVVKKEPPSQHRLSLSTRGKSKTSPTLQSESDTKCGETTNSSEDEPTNRSGKLELTQARAVQTKLNESFFFKTKGDGQSPRPESALMKLAQGQDVKTRKGRVTRPAVSGCRFNATPQRAAKYEFNS; encoded by the exons ATGGGTGACTGCGAGGAGACCGACTTGTTTTGGGCGTCTTTGATTTCGCCCGGGAAGAGAAAACGAAAGAAAGACTCCAAGAAggacaaaaaatgcaaaaagaaagaacaaatggACGAAAAAGTcgaaggaaaaaagaagacgACAAACTCCAAATTCAAAGAAGCGATGGGGAAAAAGAAGCgaattaaaaaagagaagaagaaaaagaaaaacagatcgGCTCTGGACGACGACGAGGAAAAACCTCAAACATCAAATCCATCCAGGCGCAGCAGTGACGAGCTAAAACCCGACAAGAAGAAACGAAAAAAGAAAGTCTCGTTTGACTTGTCGCCGGGCGTCATCTGGGCCAAACATCCTAAATCCATCCCATCGTCTTCCCAGCATCCCAAAGAGAGCGTCCTCTTAGAAGACGCTGCCGCTGCGAGCGCCGGCGTGTTCACGGCGACAGGTCAAACGCACGACGACGACTCTCAGCTCAACAGCGAGGACATAAACAGCCAGGACCTGTTCATCACCCAGAAGACCTTCAGGGCGTCGCCCTCTGAGCCTTCGAGCGGCGAAGCCAGCGATGAAGTTATTCCTCAGACGCCCTCGCCGCAGGTAGAGCGGCATCTCGAGGGATCGTACGAACGTCCACGGGAGTCGCATTTCCATCAGCTTCACGGAAAGACGACACTTCTCAcacaaggagaagagaggacaaAGAAAGTACATCGTGAGCACAAGAAGGGAAACTTCATGGACAAGGAGGGTAAGAAAGTACCGTGTCCTCCCGTAGACGTCAAGCCCAGGGTGGTGCCTCCTTTCCTGGACGACCCCATCAATGCAACCCCGTCCCTGCATGAGTCAAAGACAAGCACCTCCACCCAGACCGAAAACCTGTTCACCACCGAGCTCTCCTCTTACCTCAACTTCTGCCGCAGAGTGACCGTACCCTTGGACAACCTGAAACCTCTAGACCTGAGCCTGCCGCAGAGGGCCAGAAAAGACTTCGGGACGTCGGTGAAGATCAACCGCAAAGACCTGAACCCGCAGCCTTTAGGCGCCAAAGACGTTGTGGTGAAGAAAGAGCCTCCCAGTCAACACCGTCTGTCTTTAAGCACACGAGGCAAAAGTAAAACATCTCCGACCCTCCAGTCGGAGTCTGACACCAAGTGTGGAGAAACCACCAACTCCAGCGAGGACGAGCCGACAAACCGCTCTGGAAAGCTGGAGCTGACCCAG GCTCGAGCGGTCCAGACCAAACTCAACGAGTCCTTCTTTTTCAAGACCAAAGGGGACGGACAGTCACCGAGGCCGGAGTCTGCGCTGATGAAACTCGCTCAGGGCCAAGACGTGAAGACGAGGAAGGGCCGCGTCACGCGACCTGCAGTCAGCGGCTGCCGCTTTAACGCCACGCCGCAAAGAGCAGCCAAGTACGAGTTCAACTCGTGA
- the LOC104933789 gene encoding phosphatidylinositol N-acetylglucosaminyltransferase subunit Y: MFSLPVMVGLVPILSLCGLFYSAAVDENFPQGCTSSNSLCFYSLLLPVTIPVYVFFHLWSWMGIKLFRHN, from the coding sequence ATGTTCTCCCTGCCCGTGATGGTGGGCCTCGTCCCGATTCTGTCTCTCTGCGGTTTGTTCTACTCGGCCGCCGTGGACGAGAACTTCCCTCAAGGCTGCACCAGCAGCAACAGTCTGTGTTTCTACAGCCTGCTGCTGCCCGTCACCATCCCCGTCTACGTCTTCTTCCACCTGTGGAGCTGGATGGGCATCAAACTCTTCAGACACAACTAG
- the pyurf gene encoding protein preY, mitochondrial, translating to MFRGVTGRLVTGAVGVPRYVSKTPVARRLTDRVKDAAPFDASLLQLLVCPLSKKPLRYDGETNELINEELGIAYPIVGGIPNMIPQEARLIQKDGDASTTPTQG from the exons ATGTTTCGGGGTGTTACGGGCAGACTGGTGACCGGAGCAGTCGGTGTTCCCCGTTATGTGAGTAAGACGCCGGTGGCACGGAGGCTAACGGACCGAGTGAAGGACGCGGCGCCGTTTGACGCCTCCCTGCTTCAGCTGCTGGTGTGTCCGCTGTCCAAGAAGCCGctgag GTACGACGGCGAAACCAACGAGCTGATCAACGAGGAGCTCGGCATCGCGTATCCCATCGTCGGCGGCATCCCCAACATGATCCCTCAGGAAGCACGACTCATCCAGAAAGACGGCGACGCCTCGACGACTCCGACACAAGGATAG